In Nostoc sp. UHCC 0926, a single genomic region encodes these proteins:
- the dxs gene encoding 1-deoxy-D-xylulose-5-phosphate synthase: protein MHLSEITHPNQLHGLSVRQLQQIARQIRDKHLQTVAVNGGHLGPGLGVVELTLGLYQTLDLDRDKVIWDVGHQAYPHKLLTGRYDRFHTLRQKDGVAGYLKRCENKFDHFGAGHASTSISAALGMALARDLKGEKFKAVAVIGDGALTGGMALEAINHAGHLPKTNLLVVLNDNDMSISRNVGAIPRYLNKMRLSQPVQFIKDNLEEQFKQIPFVGESLSPELGRIKEGMKRLAVPKVGAVFEELGFTYIGPVDGHNLEELIATFQQAHQIPGPVLVHVATVKGKGYEIAELDQVGYHAQSPFSVATGKAIPSSKPKPPAYAKVFSHTLVKLAEQNPKIIGITAAMATGTGLDKLQAKLPNQYIDVGIAEQHAITLAAGLATQGMRPIAAIYSTFLQRAYDQIIHDVCIQNLPVFFCLDRAGIVGSDGPTHQGMYDIAYLRCIPNMVMMAPKDEAELQRMVVTGVNHTSGPIAMRYPRGNGYGVPLMEEGWEPLEIGKGEILRTGDDVLIVAYGTMVYPGMQAAEILSEHGIEATVINARFVKPLDTELILPLAKKIGRVITLEEGCVMGGFGSAIAEALLDADILVPVKRFGVPDVLVDHAEPNESKTELGLTSHQIAERVLQAFFQQQLSAVV, encoded by the coding sequence ATGCATCTGAGCGAAATCACCCATCCTAATCAGTTGCACGGTTTATCTGTTCGCCAACTGCAACAGATTGCCCGTCAGATTCGAGATAAGCATCTGCAAACCGTAGCAGTTAATGGTGGACACTTGGGACCAGGGTTGGGTGTTGTAGAATTAACACTAGGACTTTACCAGACACTGGACTTAGATCGGGATAAAGTGATTTGGGATGTAGGACATCAGGCTTATCCCCACAAACTGCTTACAGGACGCTACGATCGCTTCCACACCCTCAGACAAAAAGACGGAGTTGCGGGTTATCTCAAACGCTGTGAAAACAAGTTTGACCACTTTGGGGCTGGACATGCTTCTACAAGTATTTCAGCGGCATTGGGCATGGCTTTAGCGCGAGACTTGAAAGGGGAAAAATTTAAAGCCGTTGCTGTTATTGGCGATGGGGCGCTGACTGGGGGTATGGCTTTAGAAGCGATTAACCATGCCGGACACTTGCCGAAAACTAACCTGTTGGTTGTTCTCAACGACAACGACATGTCTATATCTCGCAACGTCGGCGCGATTCCCCGCTATCTGAACAAAATGCGCCTCAGCCAACCGGTGCAATTTATTAAAGATAATCTTGAGGAACAGTTTAAGCAAATTCCCTTCGTTGGCGAATCCCTGTCTCCCGAACTCGGACGCATCAAAGAAGGTATGAAACGCTTGGCTGTTCCCAAGGTAGGTGCAGTTTTTGAAGAACTCGGCTTTACCTATATTGGACCAGTGGATGGGCATAATCTAGAAGAATTGATTGCCACTTTCCAACAGGCACATCAGATACCAGGCCCAGTTTTGGTACATGTAGCAACAGTCAAGGGCAAAGGCTATGAAATTGCCGAACTAGATCAAGTTGGCTACCACGCCCAAAGCCCCTTCAGCGTAGCAACTGGCAAAGCCATTCCTTCCAGTAAACCCAAACCCCCGGCTTATGCCAAAGTCTTTTCTCACACTCTGGTGAAACTTGCCGAACAAAACCCAAAAATCATTGGGATTACTGCGGCTATGGCAACGGGGACAGGTTTAGATAAACTTCAAGCAAAACTACCCAATCAATATATTGATGTCGGGATTGCTGAACAACACGCTATTACTCTAGCTGCGGGACTTGCAACTCAAGGGATGCGCCCCATCGCCGCCATTTATTCTACCTTCCTGCAACGCGCCTATGACCAGATAATTCACGATGTCTGCATCCAAAACCTTCCAGTCTTTTTCTGCTTAGATAGGGCAGGAATTGTCGGATCTGATGGCCCCACCCACCAGGGTATGTATGACATCGCTTATCTGCGTTGCATTCCCAATATGGTAATGATGGCACCTAAAGACGAAGCAGAACTCCAACGTATGGTAGTAACTGGTGTTAACCATACTAGTGGCCCGATCGCTATGCGCTACCCTCGTGGCAATGGCTACGGCGTTCCCTTGATGGAGGAAGGTTGGGAACCTTTGGAAATTGGTAAAGGCGAAATTCTCCGCACCGGCGATGACGTGTTAATCGTCGCCTATGGCACAATGGTCTATCCAGGGATGCAAGCTGCTGAAATTCTCAGTGAACACGGCATTGAAGCAACTGTAATCAATGCCCGTTTTGTTAAGCCCTTGGATACCGAGTTAATTTTGCCTTTGGCTAAGAAAATTGGCCGCGTCATCACCTTGGAGGAAGGCTGTGTGATGGGTGGCTTTGGTTCTGCGATCGCCGAAGCCTTGTTGGATGCAGATATTCTAGTTCCTGTCAAGCGATTCGGTGTGCCAGATGTGTTAGTAGATCATGCTGAACCCAATGAATCTAAGACAGAATTAGGTTTAACTAGTCATCAAATAGCAGAGAGAGTGTTGCAAGCTTTCTTTCAACAGCAACTATCTGCTGTTGTCTAG